The genomic window GTAGACCGTCACGTCCTGGTCCACGGCGCGGCGGGCGTCCACACGACCGGAGCCCACACGGTCCACCGCGGAGGTGGCGCCGTTCGCGGCGTGCACGTCGTGCACGGCCGAGTTCATGATGGCGGCCTTCACGTGCTGCGGATCGTAGTTCTGGTGCTTCTGCTGCACCAGGGCGGCGATGCCGGCCACGTGCGGGGTGGCCATCGAGGTGCCGGTCTTGATCGACACGCCGTTGCCCTGGGCCACACCGGCGGAGCCGATGTTCGTGCCGGGAGCGGCGACGTCCGGCTTGATCACGCCGTTGCTGCCGTGCTGGCCGCGGGAGGTGGAGTCGTTGACCTGGTCCTTGTTGCCGGTCTCCGCGCGTGCGGCACCGACCCACTCCGGAGCCAGCTTGATCTTCGCGCCGCCGGCCTGAACCGCGGGCTTGATCTTGTCCACGGACTTCTTGCCCATGAGCAGACCCGGGATCTTCGCGTTGCCCGCGATGGCCGAGGGGTCGACCGTGTAGTCGGACTCGAGGACCACACCCTTGCCACCGGCGGCGGCCACGTTGTCGAAGCGGACCTTGGAGCCGCACGGGAACGGTCCGTTGTCCTCCCAGTCGAGCATGACCCACTTGCCCGCGAAGTTCTGGGAGAAGGGGGAGCAGCCGAACTTGTTGTCGGCGGGTGCCGCCACCACGTCGCCCTGGAGGTCCTCGGGCTTGGCACCCTGGTAGTCGTAGCTGCCGCTGTAGGAGCCGGTCAGCTCACCCTTGGCGCTGTCCGGGGAGAGCCCCTCGGCCTTGTCCTGGACCGCGGTGCTGCCCTGGGAGTTGGCCACGGTGAGCGCGGAGCGCGCGCTGCCCGGGGAGCCGGAGATCTCGTGGGCGTCCCCGGCGTTGCCGGCGGCGATCACGGAGAGGATGCCCTGGCGGGACAGGGCGTCGATCACGTCGTTCTGGGGGTCGTCCGCGGGGCCGAAGTCGGAGCCGAGGGACATGTTGATGATGTCCGCCTTGTCCGAGAAGTCCCCGTCCATGTTGGGGTCGAGGGCCCGGTCCAGGGCCTCGAGCACCAGGTTGGTGGAACCCTCGCAGCCGAAGACGCGCAGGCCGATCAGCTGGGCGCCGGGCGCGGTGCCCGGGCCGATCTTCATCTTGAGGACCTGGTCCTTGGTCAGCTTGGTGTGGTCGCCCTTGAAGGTCTTGCCGTCCTCGCCCACGCCGTAGCCGCCGATGGTGCCGGCCACGTGGGTACCGTGCCCACCGGCCTCGCAGTCCAGCGGGTTGGTGTCCGGCTTGGGAACACTGGAAGCCACGCGGGCGTCGTAGGCGTCACCGGCGAGGTCGTAGCCGCCCAGGAACTTCTCGGGGTCGTACAGCCCGGAGTCCTTGGCCGGCATGTCGGTGGAGGCCTTGGCCTTCTTGTAGCCGTCCGTGGTGCCCGGACCGCCGAAGTCGGCGTGGGTGTAGTCCACGCCGGAGTCGATCACGGCAACCTTGACACCCTTGCCGGTCTCCTTGGTCTGGGTCCAGGAGTCGAGCGTGCCGGTGTCCACCACGGAGCCCGCGTTGTTGCGGTACTTGGGGACGATCTTGGAGATCTTCACGACGTCCGAGCGCTTGGCCAGCTGCCGCAGCTGCTCGGCATCGCCCTGGAGGGCCACGCCGCGCATCGCGTTGGCGGTGGAGTAGAGCACCTTGGAGTTGGACTCGGAGGCCATGGAGGAGCTGGCCGTCTTGACGGACTGGCGGATGGCCTGGACCTGCGCCGCTGCCTGCACGGGGGCCTGGGAGCCGGAGCGCACGCCCTTCGGCTGGGTGGCCTCGAAGGCGCTCGGGCCCTGCAGCTGCACGAACACAGCCACCTGGCCCTCGGCGCCCTTGAGCTCGGAGCTGATCAGGGCGTCGGGGTTCTGCGGGTTGACGTCGTCCGCCTTGGGAGCGGAGGGGACGTCGACGGCGCTGGCGGGCAGCGTCGTCCCCAGGGCCAGTGTCAGGCCGAGGGCTGTTGCCAGGCAGGTCTTGGCGGCTCTGCCACGACCAGCTCGTGTCTCATGGTTCATGTCGTGTCCTTTGACATTGGGGGATGCCGTGAGGTGCATCACAGTGACCCAAGAGTGCGTCCTGGTGCAGTGAAAAGCAAAAATTTCGTAAAAATCCCCTGTGTTACACCTGAAGAAGACCTGGGTACCCCGATCTCGGGCGCGTCCGGCGGGGTCCGGAGGGGGTGTGCCCCGGGTGCCGCCGAGCGCCGTCGGCCGCGCCGGGTAGACTTGGGGGCTGGTTCCTCCGGCCGTCTGGCCACACCCGGATAGAGAGTGCTTCCATGCCAGCAATCGTGATCGTCGGCGCCCAGTGGGGCGATGAAGGCAAGGGCAAGGCCACAGATCTGCTCGGCGGGCGCGTGGACTACGTGGTCAAGCCGAACGGCGGCAACAACGCCGGGCACACCGTGGTGGTGGGCGGCGAGAAGTTCGAGCTCAAGCTCCTTCCCGCGGGCATCCTGAGCCCCAACGCCACCTCAGTGATCGGCAACGGCGTGGTCATCAACCCGCAGGCGCTCTTCGAGGAGATCGACGGTCTCGAGGCCCGCGGGGCGGACACCTCGCACCTGCGGATCTCGGCGAACGCGCACCTGGTGGCCCCGTACCACCAGACCCTGGACCAGGTCAGCGAGCGGTTCCTGGGCAAGCGCGCCATCGGCACCACCGGCCGCGGCATCGGCCCCACGTACATGGACAAGGTGGGGCGCCTGGGCATCCGGGTGCAGGACGTCCTGGACGAGTCCATCCTGCGGCAGAAGATCGAGGGCGCCCTGCGGCAGAAGAACGAGCTGCTGGTCAAGCTCTACAACCGCCGCGCCTTCGAGGTGGACGAGATCGTGGAGTACTTCATGGGCTTCGCGGACCGCCTCGCGCCCATGATCGTGGACTCCACCCGACTGCTGAACGAGGCCCTGGACCGCGACGAGGTGGTGCTCATGGAGGGCGGTCAGGCCACCTACCTGGACGTGGACCACGGCACCTACCCGTTCGTGACCTCCTCCAACCCCACCGCCGGCGGTGCCTCCGTGGGCTCCGGTGTGGGCCCCACGCGCATCACCCGGGTGATCGGCATCCAGAAGGCGTACACCACCCGCGTGGGTGCCGGGCCGTTCCCCACGGAGCTCTTCGACGAGATGGGGGAGCGGCTGCGCACCACGGGCGGCGAGTTCGGCGTCAACACGGGCCGTCCGCGCCGCACCGGCTGGTACGACGCCGTCATGGCCCGCCAGGCGGCGCGGATCAACGGCTTCACGGACCTGTTCATCACCAAGCTGGACGTGCTCACCGGGCTGTCCGAGATCCCCGTGTGCGTGGCCTACGAGGTGGACGGGCAGCGCTTCGACGAGATGCCCATGACCCAGTCCGACTTCCACCACGCGGTGCCGGTCTACGAGAACTTCCCCGGGTGGACCGAGGACATCACCGGCGCGCGGTCGCTCGAGGACCTGCCGAAGAACGCCCAGGACTACGTCCACGCGCTCGAGGCCATGTCCGGCTGCCGGATCTCCGCGGTCGGCGTGGGCCCGGACCGGGACGACACCATCGTGGTGCGGGACCTCATCGCCGACTGACTCCCCCCAGGGCACCAACGGCGCCGCCCCGCTCTCCCAGGGAGAGCGGGGCGGCGCCGTTGGTGCTGGGACTCAGTGGTGAGCCGGTGCCACGTCCGCGGTGCGCAGGTCCGCGGGCTTGTCCTTGGTCACCAGCTTGTGGCCGAGCCACAGGGCCAGGAACACGGGCAGGCCCAGGTAGGAGGACAGCAGGCTCAGGGGGTTGACGTCCCCGGAGGTGAAGATGCTGTACCCCTGGCCCACGATCACGATCGCGCACATGATCAGCGCCACGATGGGCCCGATGGGGAAGAACCGCGCCCGGTAGGTGAGGTCCTTGGGGTCCCCGCCCTGCAGCACGTAGGCCCGGCGGAAGCGGTAGTGGCTCCACGCGATGCCCATCCACACGATGAAGCCGGCCAGACCGGAGGCGTTGATGAGCCACACGTACGCCTCGCCCTCGCCGATCAGCGTGGTGAGGAAGCAGAACATGCCGATCAGCGTGGTGGCCAGCAGGGCGTACATGGGCACGCCACGGCGGTCGACCTTGGCGAGGAACCGGGGTGCCTTGCCGCTGCGGGCCAGCGCGTAGAGCATGCGCGTGGAGGCATACAGGCCGGAGTTGCCCGCGGAGAGGATGGCCGTGAGGATCACGGCGTTCATCACGGAAGCGGCGGCAAGCACTCCCGCGTGCTCGAACACCAGGGTGAACGGGGAGATGGACACGTCCGAGACGTCGCTCGCGAGCAGGTGCGGGTCCGTGTAGGGGATCAGGAAACCGATCACGGTGATGGCGCCGATGTAGAACAGCAGGATGCGCAGGAACACGGTGCGGATGGCCTTGGGGACCGTCTCGCCCGGGTTCTCCGCCTCGCCCGCGGCCACACCCACCAGCTCGGTGCCCTGGAAGGAGAAGCCGGCGACCATGAAGATGGCCATGATGCCGGTGAAGCCGTTGACGAACGGCGCCTCGCCCGCGGTCCAGTTGTGGAAGCCGGGGGAGGGTCCGCCCAGAATCCCCAGGATCATGAGCACACCCAGGACCAGGAAGATCAGCACGGTGATCACCTTGATCAGGGAGAACCAGAACTCGCCCTCGCCGTACGCCCGGGCGCTGAGTGCGTTGAGCGTGAACAGGATGGCCAGGAAGGCCGCGGACCAGATCCAGGCGGGAACGTCCGGGAACCAGTACCTCATCACCAGGGCGGCGGCCACGAGCTCCGCGGCCACGGTGATCGCCCAGTTGTACCAGTAGTTCCAGCCGATCGCGAAGCCGAAGGAGCGGCTGATGTACCGGGTGGAGTACTCCTCGAAGGAGCCTGCCACCGGCAGGTGGGTGGCCATCTCGCCCAGGGACTGCATGAGCAGGAACACCA from Kocuria rhizophila DC2201 includes these protein-coding regions:
- a CDS encoding S8 family serine peptidase — its product is MNHETRAGRGRAAKTCLATALGLTLALGTTLPASAVDVPSAPKADDVNPQNPDALISSELKGAEGQVAVFVQLQGPSAFEATQPKGVRSGSQAPVQAAAQVQAIRQSVKTASSSMASESNSKVLYSTANAMRGVALQGDAEQLRQLAKRSDVVKISKIVPKYRNNAGSVVDTGTLDSWTQTKETGKGVKVAVIDSGVDYTHADFGGPGTTDGYKKAKASTDMPAKDSGLYDPEKFLGGYDLAGDAYDARVASSVPKPDTNPLDCEAGGHGTHVAGTIGGYGVGEDGKTFKGDHTKLTKDQVLKMKIGPGTAPGAQLIGLRVFGCEGSTNLVLEALDRALDPNMDGDFSDKADIINMSLGSDFGPADDPQNDVIDALSRQGILSVIAAGNAGDAHEISGSPGSARSALTVANSQGSTAVQDKAEGLSPDSAKGELTGSYSGSYDYQGAKPEDLQGDVVAAPADNKFGCSPFSQNFAGKWVMLDWEDNGPFPCGSKVRFDNVAAAGGKGVVLESDYTVDPSAIAGNAKIPGLLMGKKSVDKIKPAVQAGGAKIKLAPEWVGAARAETGNKDQVNDSTSRGQHGSNGVIKPDVAAPGTNIGSAGVAQGNGVSIKTGTSMATPHVAGIAALVQQKHQNYDPQHVKAAIMNSAVHDVHAANGATSAVDRVGSGRVDARRAVDQDVTVYDKADPTLVSSTFGVTEIKDGKQTFSRELVLDNAGGAAHTYKVRFDASTDVPGVSISAPSSVTVAKGGKATVKVTATVDRAQLEKTHDPSEAVTQLGRARQFLASESGRLVLTEAGQDMRLPMSIAPKPAADMRVDNAKLDQWDKDGNSTVSLTGTGLDKGGWKSAVGAFELGAKSDRLDSTKLAGGNSQFADLQYVGTSSNIPQLKADKGDVAKDGMINFGISSWGTASTIKPDVEMEIPIDTSGDGRPDFFAALGRTDGLDYPLANLYGYVNGELKVIDSQPVNGSWGDTDTNTFDTNAVVLPVSAAKLGIDPAKADTKLTYQVNTYSANVSGAVDRSDAVQFNPVSPKVSFTGEKFNASLFTDLPGKKLTAHRSSDKVKGDALFLHMHNGTGDLSGIRKGEDGSKAEVKTIQSAAVPPETQNPMFKDVPKDHVFYNEISWLANKGVTKGWADGTFRPNQAVQRDQMAAFLYRMAGSPQYTPPTKSPFKDVPTSHVFYKEIAWMSEQGITKGWSDGTFRPTQQINRDQMAAFFYRMAGSPAYTAPKASPFKDMPTNHVFYKEIAWMSSQGIAKGWSDGTFRPYQPVKRDQMAAFLYRYDQQK
- a CDS encoding amino acid permease; protein product: MIAMGGAIGTGLFVASGNSINTAGPGGALMAYAAIGLMVFLLMQSLGEMATHLPVAGSFEEYSTRYISRSFGFAIGWNYWYNWAITVAAELVAAALVMRYWFPDVPAWIWSAAFLAILFTLNALSARAYGEGEFWFSLIKVITVLIFLVLGVLMILGILGGPSPGFHNWTAGEAPFVNGFTGIMAIFMVAGFSFQGTELVGVAAGEAENPGETVPKAIRTVFLRILLFYIGAITVIGFLIPYTDPHLLASDVSDVSISPFTLVFEHAGVLAAASVMNAVILTAILSAGNSGLYASTRMLYALARSGKAPRFLAKVDRRGVPMYALLATTLIGMFCFLTTLIGEGEAYVWLINASGLAGFIVWMGIAWSHYRFRRAYVLQGGDPKDLTYRARFFPIGPIVALIMCAIVIVGQGYSIFTSGDVNPLSLLSSYLGLPVFLALWLGHKLVTKDKPADLRTADVAPAHH
- a CDS encoding adenylosuccinate synthase translates to MPAIVIVGAQWGDEGKGKATDLLGGRVDYVVKPNGGNNAGHTVVVGGEKFELKLLPAGILSPNATSVIGNGVVINPQALFEEIDGLEARGADTSHLRISANAHLVAPYHQTLDQVSERFLGKRAIGTTGRGIGPTYMDKVGRLGIRVQDVLDESILRQKIEGALRQKNELLVKLYNRRAFEVDEIVEYFMGFADRLAPMIVDSTRLLNEALDRDEVVLMEGGQATYLDVDHGTYPFVTSSNPTAGGASVGSGVGPTRITRVIGIQKAYTTRVGAGPFPTELFDEMGERLRTTGGEFGVNTGRPRRTGWYDAVMARQAARINGFTDLFITKLDVLTGLSEIPVCVAYEVDGQRFDEMPMTQSDFHHAVPVYENFPGWTEDITGARSLEDLPKNAQDYVHALEAMSGCRISAVGVGPDRDDTIVVRDLIAD